Proteins encoded within one genomic window of bacterium:
- a CDS encoding DUF2242 domain-containing protein, producing the protein MNGRIRVLVIMSLVLVLSACGSLRQQAFKDTDGNAVVLVNNETEVRQALLMTLAAKGYLVESKEGVNVVKANKVIGDGGKFSKIAMDCFLFDLGTGGTKLQVNATEEISETSSHVKVFWLILIPIPYGSYNTTAVVSTETINDKVFYASFFKEVQKNLTSVASK; encoded by the coding sequence GTGAACGGAAGAATCCGTGTCTTGGTGATCATGTCTCTGGTGCTGGTGCTTTCGGCTTGCGGGTCGCTCCGGCAGCAGGCGTTCAAGGACACCGATGGCAACGCGGTGGTTCTTGTCAACAACGAGACGGAAGTGCGGCAAGCGCTTCTGATGACCCTTGCCGCGAAAGGGTACCTGGTCGAGTCCAAGGAAGGAGTGAATGTTGTCAAGGCCAACAAGGTCATCGGCGACGGAGGAAAATTCTCCAAGATCGCGATGGACTGTTTCCTTTTCGACTTGGGCACGGGCGGAACCAAGCTGCAGGTAAACGCGACCGAGGAAATTTCCGAAACCTCTTCGCATGTCAAGGTTTTCTGGCTCATCCTCATTCCGATCCCGTACGGCAGCTACAACACCACGGCCGTCGTTTCGACGGAAACGATCAATGACAAGGTTTTCTATGCATCCTTCTTCAAGGAGGTTCAAAAGAACCTGACCAGCGTCGCCAGCAAGTAG
- the rsmA gene encoding 16S rRNA (adenine(1518)-N(6)/adenine(1519)-N(6))-dimethyltransferase RsmA, producing MKESTSHPGKLLAALGLTPRKSFGQNFLTDGNVAGKIVALARTFPPPYLEIGPGLGALTDPLAEAGTPVVAVEVDRGLAAHLRERFGGTSVEVIEADFLKVPEEEWRSRFPAGGTVVGNLPYSVSSPIVLRLIELRDRFPRAVLMLQREVVDRLCAGPGGKEYGILSVYLGVLAESRKEFAVRRTCFHPAPDVDSAVMSIRFVGDFPEVLVAALRTVVRAAFAHRRKTLRNAPVPFLPGGAAQWRELLLAAGIDPAGRAEEVPPAAYLALARRFEADIRPFDSPPNT from the coding sequence GTGAAAGAGAGCACTTCGCATCCGGGGAAGCTCCTCGCCGCGCTCGGCCTGACCCCCCGCAAATCGTTCGGGCAGAACTTCCTCACGGACGGGAACGTCGCCGGCAAGATCGTTGCCCTGGCGCGCACTTTTCCGCCCCCGTACCTGGAAATCGGTCCCGGGCTCGGGGCGCTGACGGACCCCCTCGCGGAAGCGGGAACGCCCGTCGTCGCCGTCGAGGTGGACCGCGGACTCGCCGCGCACCTTCGCGAGAGGTTCGGGGGGACGTCCGTGGAGGTGATCGAGGCCGATTTCCTCAAGGTACCCGAGGAAGAGTGGCGATCGCGCTTTCCGGCCGGAGGCACGGTGGTCGGAAACCTCCCGTATTCCGTCTCCTCCCCGATCGTCCTGAGGTTGATCGAGCTGCGGGACCGGTTCCCCCGGGCGGTCCTGATGCTGCAGCGGGAGGTGGTGGACCGCCTGTGCGCCGGGCCGGGCGGCAAGGAGTACGGGATCCTCTCGGTCTACCTCGGCGTCCTCGCGGAGTCCCGCAAGGAGTTCGCCGTGCGGCGCACCTGCTTCCATCCCGCCCCGGACGTCGATTCCGCGGTGATGTCGATCCGCTTCGTCGGCGATTTTCCCGAGGTGCTGGTCGCGGCGCTGCGGACGGTCGTCCGCGCCGCCTTCGCGCATCGGAGGAAGACGCTGCGCAACGCCCCCGTCCCGTTCCTCCCGGGGGGAGCGGCGCAATGGCGCGAACTGCTCCTTGCCGCCGGGATCGATCCCGCCGGCCGGGCGGAGGAGGTCCCCCCCGCCGCGTACCTCGCGCTGGCCAGGCGGTTCGAGGCCGACATTCGACCGTTTGACTCTCCCCCGAATACGTGA